In Dermacentor silvarum isolate Dsil-2018 chromosome 10, BIME_Dsil_1.4, whole genome shotgun sequence, the genomic stretch CCAGTCGCTAAATAGAAAAAAATTATCGCTAAACTGATAAGAAATTCACTAAACCTAGCGACGAAatcgctaaaatggcaacactCCTGTCGACGTTGCTAACTTCCCTATGCTCAGAAACTTCAGAGACCCAGTCTCTGACTGATTCCGTTTATCGTTCTAGATTGTGCCTTCAGCCATAAAACCCCCATAACTGCATTGCGTGTGCCCTACACTGCCCCACAAGTAGTTGAAGTTCGTCCAATCTTCtgatttcaatttttttaatgcttgctATTGAGTTACGTTGGTACAATGCAATGAAGTTCGATAGATGGACGAAAGGGCAATGTTCAGAATTCGTCCACATGCGCATTGAGAGGCGGCATGATTCCTAGAAAGAGGAGCTCAAGCGGAGCAATTGCCAGCAATGGGACATACTATAGGTCCACCTGCAGCAGTGTAACAAACCACGAATGGCACCCACTAGCGAGTCTTGCAAGCTTGTGAATGTGCTTGCAAATCTGCTCTTTGTGCTCGTTGGAAGCGTCTGTGTTCATACGTTCCTTCTTTCCGTTCTCCGTCCGCAGTTGCGTTGTTTTTATAACTGCTACTAACCGGAAGATCTACTAAGGGAACTTTGCGCTGTACTCCTCGAATAGATCATGCCATTACCAGGTTTCCTAGCCCGGTTCGTGGAACCCCATTTCATGAGATCAAGTAATGAGTCCGGATGTGCTCAAATATTTCTTACTTGACGGCGGAAACATTGTGGTTTATGGCACCTTGATTGATCGAGCACGTCCGTTAAGCTCGCATTGGCATATCGGTTGAGTACCGCATATAACATTCTCTAATGAGCGAAAGCATATCAACTTATGCAAGCTTAAGCTCATTGGTGCCAGTGCAGTAGTATCGATGAAGTTGGGATTTGCTGTTTGCGGCGTCCGCACCCGTCCATCTCTACTAGTAATGACCCTAGGAATGAGTCCTCTGCGTCATTCAGCAAGTACCAGAACATCAATCTTTGACTTGGGGGGTCGTTCACGTGTTCCATAAAATTCTATTGACTTCTTCTATCTATTGTAATCCTAGCTGTCTTGCTACTTGACGTTGAAATGGGAACACTCGTCTCCGAGACCGGCTGGCGAACACCAATGCGAACATAAAACACACGGCCGAATCGATGCAGCCACTTTCGTGTTATTGCGTCATTTCCATTAAAATTTTCAATTATTTGTACCACGTAAACCTTGAGCAATTCTTCTGCGCACTTGTTCTAAAAATGTATTGAGTGCCCGTTATATTGTCTGGCGTGGATATTGTACAGGAACTGGCGCAGAAAACGTGCGCAAAACgacgaatattttttttcgcgGTAGCATGTTCTCTAAATACGCTTCCGTGAAACCTTTGACTTCGCCACCGAATTCGTGATGACGGCCGAACCTCAACTTCATGATTTCCCAGGCCTCTACGCTTACCGGGTGTGTGGCACTGACGGCAACTGGCTCTCGGGAAACTGGACCAACTACACCGAGTGCCTCGGTTTGATCAACCAGCAGGTGAGCACAGCCGGCAACGGTGGTGAATCTTGGTAAACTGGTTATGCCTAAATACATCACACATGCCACTCAGTAGAAAGCAAGCGGGCCGAGAAGGCGGGTTGGATGATGCCATTTAGCAGAGGAACTAAGACGCACCCTGCATCAGGAGCCGTTGTAGGGAGAGGTGAAAAACTGGACATGGAAATCTTAAGGCGCTTAGGCACCTCCTATAGTACACCTTAGAACTTGAAAATTCGTTTTTATATGCGAAGCAGTTTATGGCGGGGCTTTCTCCGtccctcctgcgtcccgcggTGTCCCAAACCCCCACAGCGCAGcgcgtccccttcccctctctctcctcccctACGCTCCctcttttctctcctctaggaatcctctataAAGCAGTGcgcgcgtcccacacccccacagcgcatgcgcttcccctccccctctctctcctctcctacgctgcgccctttctctcctctaggaatccggagcggcgcgcacgacaggtggtgcgacagctgcatactccgctgggggcgccacggtagttccgcggtatgaaaatgacggagcgcgcgcgcctcattctctctcctatggagcgccgcgatgagcgctcgggccgcggccgcgaaaccatctcccgctcaagctaaccatctccccgctgcttcgcatccacacatggttccctttagcgggagatggagtaattttttctcGGCGCGCTCAGTGTCCCACTGCTTATTTAGGAGGGAATAAAGCAAACCTTGAACAGATTCGTGCAATCTAGAGTTGTAATTGAATGACAACTACACAATTATTGCACAACTGCTCTCTGGCTATCACTAATGAAGAGCGATGGTCTAAAGTAAAGCTATTTCTGAACATGGCGGTCAGGAAACTCTCTCAGTATGAAACAAGAAAACTGTCCAATTAGAGACGTATCAGGTATTGGGACCGAGAGCGGGACCCAGCGTCAAGTGGAAAGACCGTGTCCCCATTTAAACTTCTTTCTGTGGGGGTGACAACAGCGCACctatgctgttctttttttttcattttttatgaaGCTTCTGTCTTTTGCGACTTCTCTGCAGTCCGGCCAGCAGTGCAGTTCAGCGGTTTCCCTGGCGGTTGTGTACATCCTGCTCTTGTTCTCCCTGCTGTCGCTGATTTTTCTCTCGGCTAGCATGTTCATCTTCTGCTACTTCAGGTAAGATGGGAAAGTGTGTTTGTGCGcttatgtgcgtgtgtgcgagagagagaggaagtgaATGGGAATAGAGAGACACAGTCTCTGACTCATTTTCGTGTATCGTTCGAGACTGTGCCAGCAGCCATTAAAATTACCACCATTACATTGCGTGTGACTTACACTGTCTAGCTATCGGCTCTGTAGAACGCAAGATATTACTCAGCACATTGACCAATAACCAGTACTTCCAGACATGACAGCAATTAGATAACCGCGACAATAC encodes the following:
- the LOC119431844 gene encoding corticotropin-releasing factor receptor 2, which gives rise to MTAEPQLHDFPGLYAYRVCGTDGNWLSGNWTNYTECLGLINQQSGQQCSSAVSLAVVYILLLFSLLSLIFLSASMFIFCYFRCSVVYEWYEVIKKDIKTNSIPVLCKCVLSLKMYAATASINWMFVEGLLLHSRVAVSSVPAGRPFPALLRARLG